Proteins encoded together in one Anoxybacillus flavithermus window:
- a CDS encoding YlzJ-like family protein, translating to MILHTIVPEFIVFQTNEAEYKKQRTVQYNGVTLLVQQTEMNEYEIVRVLSSDPQHYLTYEPGTKLYATSLQFMV from the coding sequence ATGATTTTACATACGATCGTTCCGGAGTTTATCGTTTTTCAAACGAACGAGGCGGAGTATAAAAAGCAACGCACCGTTCAATATAACGGAGTGACGTTACTTGTGCAACAAACAGAAATGAACGAGTATGAAATTGTGCGTGTATTAAGTAGCGATCCACAACATTATTTAACGTATGAACCGGGTACAAAACTTTATGCGACATCACTACAATTTATGGTATAA